The Dehalococcoidia bacterium sequence CGTCCGCGTCGGCGATGACGACGGTGGGCATGGGCAGTCCGGTGGTCCCGTCCGCGTTGACCTGGGTCAGGTCCAGGCCTAGCTGGAGCTGGGCGGCGCGGGTGCCGTCGCTCGGCGCGGTCAGGATGCCGAGCTGCCCGGCGATCTGGTTGCCCGGATCGGACAGCACGGTGAAGGTCAGCTCCTTCGACTCCTTCGTGGACAGGGATCCGTCTGGCGTCTGCGGGCTGATGGCGACGAGGCCGATGCCGCGCGCGGCCAGCGCGGGCACGAGCTGCGCCTGGTAGGTGCGTAGGGCGATGTTGCAGTAGGGGCACCAGCCGCCGCGGTAGAACACGATGACGGCGGGCTTGCCGCCCAGGTTCTGGGCGAGCGTGGTCGGCTGGCCGCCGACGTCGAGCAGATCCCCGTCCGGCAGCCGGCTGCCGGGCTCTGCCACGCCGAACGGGTTGCCGGCTGCGGCCAGGTCGCGCTGTTCGGTGGCGAACGCCTCGGCAACCTCGGGGGGCAGCTGGCCGGCCGAGGCTCGGTGATGGCTGGCGACCTGCTCGGCGATGGGAGATGGCGTGGTCACGGAATGGCCTCCTGCGGATGATTGGATTGTGTAATCCAGAATGGCACGATGAAATTGGATTGTCAAATCCAGAACTGGTACGATGAGTTCATGGTGAGCGACCCCGGCGCTGGACGGGCGGAAGGCAGACTGACCCGCAAGGGCGTGCAGACGCGGCAGCGGATCGTGGCGGCAGCGGCCGACCTCATCCTGCAGCAGGGCGTCGCCGGTACATCCCTGGATGACGTCCGGGACAAGGCCGGGGTGAGCAGCTCGCAGATCTACCACTACTTCGTCGACAAGGAGGCGCTGGTCCGCGCCGTGGTCGACTACCGCGCCCAGACCGTGGTCGGCGCGATCCACGAGCCGATGCTGGCCGCGATCGAGGGGATCGACGGCCTCCGGGCATGGCGGGACACGATCGTCTCCATCCAAGACGACGCGGGCTGCCAGGGAGGCTGCCCGCTCGGATCGCTCGGCAGCGAACTCGCCGAGCTCGACCACGTGGCCCGGGACGATGTCGCGGCTGGATGCCGCCGCTGGGAAGCAGCCATCAGGGCCTGCCTGCAAGGCATGCGCGACCGCGGCCAACTCGTCCCGGCCGCAGACCCCGGCCAGCTCGCCACGGCCATGCTCGCCGCGCTGCAAGGTGGGCTACTCCTCGCCCAGATCGAACGCAGCGTCCGGCCGCTCGCCGCCGCCCTCGACGTGATGATCTCCCGCATCGAGTCACTCACCCCGCCACGGCGGCTATCCGACGATCCGGCTGGCGAAGGGGGGTAGCAGGCAGGTTCCACCGCATGCCGCGCGCGAAGCCTTTCCGCATGCGCATGGCGCTGATGCCGGCGCGGGCAGCCGTGTGCGCAGAACCTCGCTCTCCGGGGCAGCATGCGCTGCCCCCTGCCTATGGCCTGGCGCAGCTCCACGGCGACCAAGAGCGGTTCGCCTCATTGCTCAGCGGATGCGACGGCGACCAGCTGACCAGCTCCTCGGCCGGCCTCCCCTAAGACATGGTTTCAAAACCGGCGTTCACGTGCGATCGCATCTCTGCAAGCGGGAACCCGAGCCGGTTTTGAAACCAGCTGTAACTCCACGACAGGGCCAGCCCCCCGCTGTGTCAGCTCTGACTCCACGCGCCCTCGGAGAGCACCAACCAGCACGCTCAGCGCAGACGGTCATCGGTCAGACGAACGGCCCTCCGGTGTAAAGCATCCTGGGTCTTCCGCCCTTTTGGTGACGATGGGTCCATGATGGGTGAAGTGGCCGCCGGATCAGCAGGTACTGCACCCCAACCGGGAGCATCCGCGCCTTCGCGCGACCGGTTTCGGCTGTCAGGTGGGAGGCGCGACGCTTGCTTCACCAAATATGCAGATGAGCGACGATCATCTGACGAGGTGTCGTCCACACGTCGGCAAGCTACGAAGCGGCGGGCGAACAGCACAGTGAAGATGGCTCGAGTAACGTGCATCTATCTCGATAAGATATTATGGCCGCCAGAGGCCATGTCCCTCCGTGCAGCCCTGGGAACGCTGCACATGTCCCTCGCCCGTATCGGAAAGGGACAGAGGCCGATAGGCGTCAGGGGTAGGTTCCCCGCGGTGCCCACGGCGCTCCGACCAGGTGGCACGACGGCCGGCGGGCGAGCGAAGCACATCGTGATCACCGCGGCGGCCGGCGATCGTTCGGGAGGTGCCCAATGGCGTCCGTGTCCCGGTCCGGCTGGATTCACACGCCTCCCTCCGGCCTGCTGCGCCGGGCCTTGCAACTGCCCGCGCTGCTCTACCGCGTTCACCTGGGCCGGCTGCTGGGCCATCGCTTCCTGCTGCTGACGCATCGCGGGCGCCGCAGCGGGCGCGTCCGGCACACCGTGCTTGAAGTGGTGCGCTACGACCGGCGTAGCCGCGTGTGCATCGTCACCGCGGGCTGGGGTGCGCGTGCCGGCTGGTACCGCAACTTGCAGGCGCATCCGGCGCTGGCGATCACGATCGGCCGCGAACACTACCTGCCGAAGCAGCGCTTTCTGACCGACGCCGAGGTCCGGGCTACGCTAATCGAGTATCAGCGACGGCACCGTTTGGCGGCGCGTGTGGCAGCCCGCCTGCTGGGAACGCCCATCGCCCAGGCGACGCCGCTGCCGATGGTGGCCTTCCGGCCGCCGACGAAGTAACCGCGCCGGTGCTCGGCGCGGCTACTTCGCTCCATGGGCGGTCGGTGTCTGGCTACTGCGCCTTGTGCAGCGTGATCGAGATCGTGCCGCTCAGGCCTGGCACTTGCCCGCTGGCGTTCGCCGTGCCGCTGGCGCCGTCCCGCGCCGCCACATCGATCGGGTTGAAGAACGCCGTGGGCGGGAAGCCGGCGCCCTCCGTCGAAACCGAGATCGGCACGTTCTGGCAGGTGACGTTAACCTGCTGGACGCCGCTGGCCGTGAACGTAAGATGCAGCGTGCCGTTCGCGAAGCTGCCGGTCACGTTGAGGCTGCCCGAGTAGGGCACCGGCGCGCACTGCAAATCCGGAATGTGATACGTCCCCTGGCCCTGGTAGGTGCCCTGCCCGCTCACCTGCCCGCCGGAGACGTTGATGCGCACGCTGACCGTGCCCGAGACCTCGTAGAAGTTCTGCTCGGTGGAGATCGTGTAGGTGCCGTCGCCGGTGAAGGCGCAGCTCTGCGCGCAGTCGCCGCCGGCTGGGGTCGCCGTGGGTGCGGGCGTGGCGCTCGCTGCTGCTGGCCCCGACGGCGCCACGGAGGCGGGCGGCGGCACGCTGATCGGCGGGCTGGCCAGCACGGTGTTCGCCAGGTTCCAGAAGCTGTCCTGCGGCGGCTGGCCCAGGCTGCTGGCGAAGAACGAAGAGCGCAGCAGGGCGCCGAAGCCCGCCAGGTTCTGTGTCGCGCTCTGCCGCGGCCGCGCAACCAGGTAGGACATGCCCGGTCCATTTTGCGCCAGCGAGACGCCGTCGTCTTCCGCCGCCTGCGCCGCCCGCTGCGCCGCCGCGACCTCCGCGTCCGCCTGCCCGAGATTGCCGGTCGCGGCCGCGTCGCGCGCCCGCGCCAGCGCCTCGCGCACCTGCACCTCGCTGCCGATCTGCACGGCCGAAAGCGGCGGCAAGAGGCCGCTGCCGGCCTGGCGCAGACCGTCCTCGGCGGCGGCGCGCAGGTCGTCCATGCTGGACTGCACCTGGTCGTACTGCCGCGCCCGCACCAGCTCCGCCGCCACGGCGCCGAGCTGGTCGATGTTCGCGCGGTCGGTAGGATGGTCGGTGAGCGAGCGCTGCAACTGCTGCACCTGGTCCGCGAGATCGCCGGACGGCGCTTTGCCGAGCGCGATCGCCCCGCCCGCCTGCGAGA is a genomic window containing:
- a CDS encoding peroxiredoxin-like family protein; the encoded protein is MTTPSPIAEQVASHHRASAGQLPPEVAEAFATEQRDLAAAGNPFGVAEPGSRLPDGDLLDVGGQPTTLAQNLGGKPAVIVFYRGGWCPYCNIALRTYQAQLVPALAARGIGLVAISPQTPDGSLSTKESKELTFTVLSDPGNQIAGQLGILTAPSDGTRAAQLQLGLDLTQVNADGTTGLPMPTVVIADADGVIRWIDVHPDYTTRTEPGQVLQAVTETIG
- a CDS encoding TetR/AcrR family transcriptional regulator, whose product is MKLDCQIQNWYDEFMVSDPGAGRAEGRLTRKGVQTRQRIVAAAADLILQQGVAGTSLDDVRDKAGVSSSQIYHYFVDKEALVRAVVDYRAQTVVGAIHEPMLAAIEGIDGLRAWRDTIVSIQDDAGCQGGCPLGSLGSELAELDHVARDDVAAGCRRWEAAIRACLQGMRDRGQLVPAADPGQLATAMLAALQGGLLLAQIERSVRPLAAALDVMISRIESLTPPRRLSDDPAGEGG
- a CDS encoding nitroreductase family deazaflavin-dependent oxidoreductase; translated protein: MASVSRSGWIHTPPSGLLRRALQLPALLYRVHLGRLLGHRFLLLTHRGRRSGRVRHTVLEVVRYDRRSRVCIVTAGWGARAGWYRNLQAHPALAITIGREHYLPKQRFLTDAEVRATLIEYQRRHRLAARVAARLLGTPIAQATPLPMVAFRPPTK